One window from the genome of Pyrus communis chromosome 16, drPyrComm1.1, whole genome shotgun sequence encodes:
- the LOC137720412 gene encoding polypyrimidine tract-binding protein homolog 2 isoform X1 translates to MVKLASAREFRMYGPRLSRNRAEYMNAGLYEFATAVLLLGFVAQLSNEPKSGLLLMLIAFLLILVVNLHDLVAHLAMFDYRMPLMEFDLQLALVEFAVPVVQALGTVLLFLGILFLLIQAEKGYGYSKLERHAKNILIAGPVLWLLGSIHNSCQIYERADGHVQILQQSVHIPFLIGSVLFTVAAILNSREQHRLSLHGLRILGRTWVWLGTGGSLLLLIGGLANVVKVFKMQQMGDGLRLEKLRGGAQERLVRGREGQVPLIVEDHRRRSSQRPSARYDNNHHAHHVEPNPNVAAEPAPTPYKDVLVGQTIFIWCCFVGIGLVYRMASVSSQPQFRYTQPPSKVLHLRNLPWECTEEELIELGKPFGKVVNTKCNVGANRNQAFIEFADLNQAIAMISYYASSSEPAQVRGKTVYLQYSNRQEIVNNKTAADVAGNVLLVTIEGADARLVSIDILHLVFSAFGFVHKITTFEKTAGFQALVQFSDAETATSAKTALDSRIIPRYLLPEHVGPCTLRITYSGHTDLSVKFQSHRSRDYTNPNLPVAPSAIDGSGQLIVGLDGKKLEPESNVLLASIENMQYAVTLDVLHMVFSAFGPIQKIAMFDKNGGVQALIQYPEVQTAVVAKEALEGHSIYDGGFCKLHISYSRHTDLSIKVNNDRSRDYTIPTIPIVAAQPSILGQQPVHQSATVPPYSGAQYADQAVMPQPSAGWGPTVPAVPQSMPFQMHNQPYMPPGTIPISSPQMGPGMMQSGPPPPPYHHGHVQ, encoded by the exons ATGGTGAAGCTGGCGTCGGCAAGGGAGTTCCGAATGTACGGCCCGAGGCTGAGCCGGAACCGGGCCGAGTACATGAACGCGGGGCTCTACGAATTTGCCACCGCCGTGCTGCTCCTCGGGTTCGTGGCCCAGCTGTCGAACGAGCCCAAGTCGGGCCTGCTGCTTATGCTTATAGCcttcttgttaattttggtGGTGAATTTGCATGATCTTGTGGCTCACCTGGCCATGTTCGATTACCGGATGCCGTTGATGGAGTTCGACTTGCAGCTCGCCCTCGTCGAGTTTGCTGTCCCGGTGGTTCAGGCATTAGGCACGGTTCTTTTGTTCTTGGGGATTCTTTTCCTTCTTATTCAG GCGGAGAAAGGATATGGGTACTCTAAGCTTGAGAGGCATGCGAAGAACATTCTAATTGCTGGTCCTGTTCTGTGGCTGCTTGGATCGATCCACAACTCGTGCCAAATCTACGAGAGGGCAGACGGGCATGTCCAAATACTTCAACAAAGTGTgcatatcccatttctgattggGAGTGTGTTGTTCACAGTAGCTGCAATTCTCAACAGCCGTGAGCAACATAGACTGTCCCTTCATGGCCTACGGATACTG GGTAGAACTTGGGTGTGGCTGGGGACGGGAGGAAGCCTGTTGTTGCTGATAGGAGGACTAGCAAATGTGGTGAAGGTGTTCAAGATGCAACAAATGGGTGATGGACTGAGGCTTGAGAAACTGCGGGGAGGGGCGCAGGAGAGGCTCGTTCGCGGAAGGGAAGGCCAGGTTCCGCTTATAGTCGAAGATCATCGGAGGAGATCGTCACAAAGACCATCAGCTCGTTACGATAACAATCATCATGCACATCATGTGGAACCAAATCCAAATGTAGCTGCAGAACCAGCTCCTACTCCTTACAAAGATGTTCTTGTTGGTCAGACAA TATTTATCTGGTGTTGTTTTGTAGGTATTGGGTTGGTATACAGAATGGCTTCTGTGTCCAGTCAGCCACAGTTCCGGTACACTCAGCCACCATCTAAGGTGCTTCATTTGAGGAACTTGCCGTGGGAGTGTACAGAGGAGGAATTGATAGAACTGGGAAAACCGTTTGGTAAAGTTGTCAACACAAAGTGCAATGTAGGAGCAAACCGTAACCAGGCATTTATTGAATTT gcagatttaaATCAAGCTATTGCAATGATATCATATTATGCGTCATCTTCAGAACCTGCTCAAGTAAGAGGGAAAACTGTTTACCTACAGTACTCCAACAGGCAAGAAATAGTGAACAACAAAACTGCCGCGGATGTTGCAGGAAATGTACTGTTAGTAACAATTGAAGGTGCGGATGCACGCCTTGTCAGCATAGATATTTTACACCTG GTATTTTCAGCTTTTGGGTTTGTGCACAAGATAACTACTTTTGAGAAGACTGCGGGATTCCAG GCACTCGTGCAATTTTCAGATGCAGAAACTGCCACTTCTGCCAAAACTGCACTGGATTCAAGAATCATCCCTAG GTATCTGCTTCCCGAGCATGTGGGACCATGTACTCTCAGGATAACATATTCTGGACACACTGATTTGAGTGTGAAATTTCAAAGTCACCGAAGCAG GGACTACACTAATCCTAACCTTCCAGTTGCTCCATCAGCCATAGATGGAAGTGGTCAG CTAATTGTGGGATTGGATGGGAAAAAGCTAGAACCGGAGAGTAATGTGCTTCTTGCATCCATCGAAAACATGCAGTATGCTGTCACCTTGGACGTTTTACACATG GTCTTTTCTGCTTTCGGGCCTATTCAAAAGATCGCCATGTTTGATAAGAATGGAGGGGTTCAGGCCTTGATTCAGTATCCAG AGGTTCAGACGGCTGTTGTTGCCAAGGAGGCCTTGGAAGGGCACTCCATATATGATGGAGGGTTCTGCAAGCTCCACATCTCATATTCACGCCATACCGATCTCAGCATAAAG GTGAACAATGATCGGAGCAGAGACTATACAATCCCTACCATTCCAATTGTGGCCGCACAACCGTCAATTCTGGGACAACAGCCAGTTCATCAGAGTGCCACGGTGCCTCCATACAGCGGGGCTCAGTATGCTGATCAGGCTGTGATGCCTCAGCCTTCTGCAGGGTGGGGACCAACTGTTCCGGCAGTTCCTCAGTCCATGCCGTTTCAGATGCATAATCAACCGTACATGCCACCCGGAACTATACCTATATCTTCTCCTCAAATGGGCCCTGGGATGATGCAGAGTGGTCCGCCGCCTCCGCCCTATCACCATGGTCATGTGCAATGA
- the LOC137720271 gene encoding abscisic acid receptor PYL8-like, giving the protein MNGNRNGGGGGGGGGGGFGGIVNDYIRRHHKHDLNDHQCTSTLVRHIKAPVHLVWSLVRRFDQPQKYKPFVSRCVVQGNLEIGSLREVDVKSGLPATTSTERLELLDDDKHILSIKIIGGDHRLRNYSSIISLHPEIIDGRPGTLVIESFVVDIPEGNTKDETCYFVEALIQCNLKSLSDVSERLAVQDQTEPIDRL; this is encoded by the exons ATGAATGGGAATAGGAATGGAGGCGGAGGaggcggcggaggaggaggtggtTTTGGCGGGATAGTGAACGACTACATTCGGAGGCACCACAAGCACGACCTTAACGACCATCAGTGTACATCTACTCTCGTCAGGCACATCAAAGCCCCTGTCCATCTt GTTTGGTCGTTGGTAAGACGATTTGATCAACCGCAAAAGTATAAGCCATTTGTCAGCAGGTGTGTGGTGCAGGGAAATCTTGAGATTGGAAGTCTCAGAGAAGTTGATGTTAAGTCTGGGCTTCCTGCCACAACAAGTACTGAGAGATTGGAACTTCTTGACGATGACAAGCATATTCTTAGCATTAAAATAATTGGTGGGGATCACAGACTCAGG AACTACTCTTCAATCATCTCCCTCCATCCAGAGATAATTGACGGAAGACCGGGGACTCTGGTGATTGAGTCATTTGTAGTTGACATTCCTGAAGGGAACACCAAGGATGAGACCTGCTACTTTGTTGAAGCCTTGATCCAATGCAATCTCAAATCTCTTTCTGACGTCTCAGAGCGACTTGCAGTACAGGACCAAACTGAGCCAATTGATCGGCTCTGA
- the LOC137721067 gene encoding bidirectional sugar transporter SWEET3 yields the protein MLRLVIGVMGNAAALLLFAAPTLTMSRIVRKKSTEGFSCVPYITTLFNCLLYTWYGLPVVSNKWENVPLFTINGTGILFELSFIIIYLWFSTARGKIKVTAIVIPAILVFCITAFISAVVFHDHQHRKVFVGSVAIVASVSMYASPLVVVKQVILTKSVEYMPFYVSLFSFISSSLWMAYGLLSHDIFVASPNLVGTPLSILQLVLYCKYRKGGTVELPNKRDPEGNKVNDEKTIQLQIVICDTENGKN from the exons ATGTTGCGATTGGTGATCGGAGTGATGG GGAATGCTGCCGCTTTGCTGCTTTTCGCTGCTCCAAC ATTGACTATGTCCAGAATTGTAAGGAAGAAAAGCACAGAGGGGTTTTCGTGTGTACCTTACATCACTACGCTGTTCAACTGTCTCCTTTACACTTGGTATGGACTCCCAGTTGTAAGCAACAAATGGGAAAACGTTCCGCTCTTCACCATTAACGGCACAGGGATTCTTTTCGAGTTATCGTTCATCATCATCTATTTGTGGTTTTCTACAGCACGAGGGAAG ATAAAAGTAACTGCGATTGTGATACCTGCTATTCTGGTGTTCTGCATCACCGCCTTTATCTCAGCCGTTGTTTTCCATGACCACCAACATCGAAAAGTATTTGTCGGAAGCGTCGCTATAGTGGCCTCTGTGTCAATGTATGCTTCTCCCCTGGTGGTTGTG AAGCAAGTGATACTAACCAAGAGCGTCGAATACATGCCATTCTACGTGTCTCTTTTCTCGTTCATCTCTAGCTCCCTCTGGATGGCTTATGGACTACTCAGCCACGACATCTTTGTTGCG TCTCCGAATCTGGTCGGAACCCCATTGAGCATCCTTCAACTAGTGCTCTACTGCAAGTACAGGAAAGGGGGAACAGTGGAGTTACCAAACAAAAGGGATCCTGAAGGGAATAAGGTTAACGACGAAAAGACGATACAGCTGCAGATTGTGATTTGTGACACAGAAAATGgcaaaaactga
- the LOC137721066 gene encoding pentatricopeptide repeat-containing protein At2g13600-like, translating to MATSSPAFTCLLSLKTLMAGTWKHNRWKPILEQFSTLHYKTTKTQDPNIVSTNICITRHCKSGQLDVARKMFDEMPIRTVVSWNTMISGYSKWGRFSEALRLVSDMHHGNVRLNETTFLTTLSACARSGSLSEGKEVHCLVLKSGLECFELLGSSLLYFYASCLKIEDAKRVFDELRGGNELLWSLLLVGYVQCNLMSEATELFVNMPKRDVLAWTTMISWYAKSEDGCKRALELFKWMMSDRVAPNEFTLDCVVRASGRLGELCVGKAVHGILIKYGFESDESIGGALLEFYCVCGAVHCAKRVYDRIESPSLNASNSLIRGLVLMDRLEDAKRIFNRLKEKDSVSYNLMIKGYATSGQVDESERLFESMPHRTIISSNTMISVYSRNGDIDKASKIFEETKEERNPVTWNAMMSGYIQNHQHEEALELYATMHKLSIDRTRSTFSALFHACSCLGSLQSGQALHGHLIKTPFESNVYVGTSLIDMYSKCGSITDAEASFICIGSPNVAAWTALINGYAQYGLVSKAMLLFEKLLKQGIIPNAATFVAILSACCRAGLVNEGMRIFHLMEKNYGVNPTLEHHACVVDLLGRSGCLQEAMEFIQEMPIKPDGVIWGALLNACWFWMDMELGESVAEKMLSLDPKPASAYILLSNMYAVLGKWGAKMNARKQLTNLEVKKDPGCSWIELNRKVHVFCVEDKSHPHCNLIYETLEYLTANIYKL from the coding sequence ATGGCGACGTCGTCACCTGCTTTCACCTGTTTGCTCTCTCTGAAAACGTTGATGGCGGGAACATGGAAGCACAACCGATGGAAGCCAATCCTTGAACAATTCTCAACCCTGCATTACAAAACTACGAAAACCCAAGACCCCAACATAGTTTCCACCAACATTTGCATAACTCGCCACTGCAAAAGCGGGCAGCTAGATGTTGCCCGGAAAATGTTCGACGAAATGCCAATCAGAACCGTCGTCTCATGGAACACCATGATTTCTGGATATTCAAAGTGGGGAAGATTCAGCGAGGCTCTACGTTTGGTCTCAGATATGCATCACGGCAATGTAAGGCTAAATGAGACGACTTTTTTGACAACTCTCAGCGCGTGCGCGCGTTCGGGGTCTTTGAGTGAGGGAAAGGAGGTTCATTGCTTGGTTTTGAAATCTGGGTTAGAGTGCTTTGAGCTTTTGGGTAGTTCTCTGTTGTACTTTTACGCTAGTTGCCTTAAAATTGAGGATGCTAAGCGGGTTTTCGATGAGCTGCGCGGTGGAAATGAGTTGTTGTGGAGCTTATTGCTTGTGGGCTATGTGCAGTGTAATTTGATGAGTGAAGCTACGGAGTTGTTTGTGAATATGCCGAAGCGGGATGTTTTGGCATGGACTACGATGATTTCGTGGTACGCTAAGAGCGAGGATGGCTGTAAGAGAGCCTTGGAGCTGTTTAAATGGATGATGAGTGATCGGGTGGCGCCTAACGAGTTTACTTTGGATTGTGTTGTAAGGGCTAGTGGGAGATTAGGAGAACTGTGTGTAGGGAAGGCTGTGCATGGAATTTTGATCAAATATGGTTTTGAGTCTGATGAATCGATTGGTGGCGCATTACTAGAATTTTATTGTGTTTGTGGAGCTGTTCATTGTGCCAAGAGAGTTTATGATAGAATAGAAAGCCCGAGTTTAAATGCTTCGAATTCACTTATTCGAGGTCTTGTGTTGATGGATAGGCTTGAAGATGCAAAGCGAATTTTCAATAGACTAAAAGAAAAGGATTCAGTTTCGTATAACTTGATGATTAAAGGTTATGCAACGAGTGGTCAAGTCGATGAATCAGAGAGATTATTTGAGAGTATGCCTCATAGAACTATAATTTCTTCAAATACTATGATTTCTGTGTATTCTAGGAATGGTGATATTGATAAGGCTTCAAAGATTTTTGAAGAaacaaaagaggaaagaaaCCCTGTGACATGGAACGCCATGATGTCGGGttacattcaaaatcatcagCATGAGGAGGCTTTGGAGTTATACGCAACAATGCACAAATTGTCAATAGACCGTACAAGATCCACTTTCTCTGCTCTGTTTCATGCCTGTTCATGCCTTGGATCCCTTCAATCGGGACAAGCACTTCATGGTCATTTGATTAAAACACCATTTGAATCAAATGTGTATGTTGGGACATCCCTGATAGATATGTACTCCAAATGCGGAAGCATCACCGATGCTGAAGCATCATTCATCTGCATTGGTTCACCCAATGTGGCAGCTTGGACAGCTCTCATTAACGGGTATGCGCAGTACGGGCTTGTCTCAAAGGCAATGTTGCTGTTTGAGAAATTGCTAAAGCAAGGAATCATTCCGAATGCTGCTACTTTTGTGGCAATTCTCTCTGCTTGTTGTCGTGCTGGTCTAGTCAACGAAGGGATGAGAATTTTCCACCTGATGGAAAAAAATTACGGAGTAAACCCTACACTTGAACACCATGCATGTGTAGTGGATCTTCTCGGTCGGTCTGGTTGTTTACAAGAAGCTATGGAATTTATTCAAGAAATGCCAATTAAACCAGATGGGGTTATCTGGGGAGCTCTGCTAAATGCTTGTTGGTTCTGGATGGACATGGAACTGGGCGAGAGCGTGGCTGAGAAAATGTTAAGTTTGGATCCAAAACCAGCATCCGCATACATACTCTTATCGAACATGTATGCAGTACTGGGAAAGTGGGGGGCGAAGATGAACGCGAGGAAGCAATTGACAAACTTGGAGGTGAAAAAGGATCCTGGATGTAGTTGGATTGAGCTGAACAGGAAAGTTCATGTATTCTGTGTAGAAGATAAGTCCCATCCTCATTGTAATCTGATTTATGAAACTTTGGAGTATCTGAcagcaaatatatataaactttaG
- the LOC137721535 gene encoding probable trehalose-phosphate phosphatase C, which yields MTNSAKLNQTMGLQRSSTSNKQKVQPITKVVKNDENSVDLSLASITSNLHDISTPNGPISSDLAYNSWVVEHPSALGSFDWMMKAAKGKQVVVFLDYDGTLSPIVDDPDRAFMSDEMRAAVREVAKYFPTAVISGRSRDKVKEFVQLSNVYYAGSHGMDILVPTGPLNPCDAKNHTAAIDKKESDVLFQPAKRFLPAIQEIRTLLEELTRKVEGARVEDNRFCISVHFRKVRDEDYGILEAKVKYVLENYPEFHLTLGKKVLEVRPSIEWNKGHALEYILDTLGFSSSSDVLPLYIGDDRTDEDAFKMIRSRGLGFPIIVSSTPKDTKACYSLHDPSDVLTFLLRLARWRKASSSSRSLAQIWGPGNLPRSVN from the exons ATGACAAACTCAGCGAAGCTGAACCAGACAATGGGACTCCAAAGGTCATCAACTTCCAATAAGCAAAAGGTGCAACCCATCACGAAAGTAGTTAAGAATGACGAGAACAGTGTCGATCTTTCCTTAGCATCAATCACCTCAAACTTGCATGATATTTCTACCCCTAATGGACCAATCTCCTCAGATTTAGCTTATAATTCATGGGTG GTCGAGCACCCTTCTGCATTAGGCTCATTTGATTGGATGATGAAAGCAGCAAAGGGGAAGCAGGTGGTTGTCTTCCTAGACTACGATGGGACCCTTTCACCAATTGTTGATGATCCTGATCGTGCCTTCATGTCTGATGAG ATGCGCGCAGCAGTACGGGAAGTTGCCAAGTATTTTCCAACGGCAGTAATTAGTGGAAGGAGTAGAGATAAG GTAAAAGAATTTGTGCAGTTAAGTAATGTATATTATGCTGGAAGCCATGGGATGGATATATTGGTCCCAACAGGGCCACTAAATCCCTGTGATGCCAAGAACCACACAGCAGCCATTGATAAAAAG GAGAGTGACGTTCTCTTTCAACCAGCTAAAAGATTTCTGCCTGCAATCCAAGAG ATACGAACACTGTTAGAGGAGCTAACCAGGAAAGTAGAAGGTGCTAGGGTAGAGGACAACAGATTCTGCATTTCTGTTCATTTCCGCAAGGTCCGGGATGAG GATTATGGCATATTAGAAGCAAAGGTGAAGTACGTACTTGAAAACTATCCTGAATTTCATCTCACCTTGGGCAAAAAG GTCTTGGAAGTACGGCCATCCATAGAATGGAACAAAGGTCATGCCTTAGAATATATACTTGACACTCTTGGATTCAGCAGTTCCAGTGACGTCCTCCCGTTGTACATTGGGGACGACCGGACTGATGAAGATGCTTTCAAG ATGATACGAAGTAGAGGACTAGGGTTTCCGATAATTGTGTCTTCAACCCCGAAGGATACCAAAGCTTGCTATTCCCTGCACGATCCGTCAGATGTTTTAACTTTCTTGTTGCGGCTTGCAAGGTGGAGAAAAGCGTCTTCTTCTAGCAGGTCACTTGCTCAAATTTGGGGTCCTGGAAATTTACCTAGATCAGTTAATTAA
- the LOC137720412 gene encoding polypyrimidine tract-binding protein homolog 2 isoform X2: protein MASVSSQPQFRYTQPPSKVLHLRNLPWECTEEELIELGKPFGKVVNTKCNVGANRNQAFIEFADLNQAIAMISYYASSSEPAQVRGKTVYLQYSNRQEIVNNKTAADVAGNVLLVTIEGADARLVSIDILHLVFSAFGFVHKITTFEKTAGFQALVQFSDAETATSAKTALDSRIIPRYLLPEHVGPCTLRITYSGHTDLSVKFQSHRSRDYTNPNLPVAPSAIDGSGQLIVGLDGKKLEPESNVLLASIENMQYAVTLDVLHMVFSAFGPIQKIAMFDKNGGVQALIQYPEVQTAVVAKEALEGHSIYDGGFCKLHISYSRHTDLSIKVNNDRSRDYTIPTIPIVAAQPSILGQQPVHQSATVPPYSGAQYADQAVMPQPSAGWGPTVPAVPQSMPFQMHNQPYMPPGTIPISSPQMGPGMMQSGPPPPPYHHGHVQ from the exons ATGGCTTCTGTGTCCAGTCAGCCACAGTTCCGGTACACTCAGCCACCATCTAAGGTGCTTCATTTGAGGAACTTGCCGTGGGAGTGTACAGAGGAGGAATTGATAGAACTGGGAAAACCGTTTGGTAAAGTTGTCAACACAAAGTGCAATGTAGGAGCAAACCGTAACCAGGCATTTATTGAATTT gcagatttaaATCAAGCTATTGCAATGATATCATATTATGCGTCATCTTCAGAACCTGCTCAAGTAAGAGGGAAAACTGTTTACCTACAGTACTCCAACAGGCAAGAAATAGTGAACAACAAAACTGCCGCGGATGTTGCAGGAAATGTACTGTTAGTAACAATTGAAGGTGCGGATGCACGCCTTGTCAGCATAGATATTTTACACCTG GTATTTTCAGCTTTTGGGTTTGTGCACAAGATAACTACTTTTGAGAAGACTGCGGGATTCCAG GCACTCGTGCAATTTTCAGATGCAGAAACTGCCACTTCTGCCAAAACTGCACTGGATTCAAGAATCATCCCTAG GTATCTGCTTCCCGAGCATGTGGGACCATGTACTCTCAGGATAACATATTCTGGACACACTGATTTGAGTGTGAAATTTCAAAGTCACCGAAGCAG GGACTACACTAATCCTAACCTTCCAGTTGCTCCATCAGCCATAGATGGAAGTGGTCAG CTAATTGTGGGATTGGATGGGAAAAAGCTAGAACCGGAGAGTAATGTGCTTCTTGCATCCATCGAAAACATGCAGTATGCTGTCACCTTGGACGTTTTACACATG GTCTTTTCTGCTTTCGGGCCTATTCAAAAGATCGCCATGTTTGATAAGAATGGAGGGGTTCAGGCCTTGATTCAGTATCCAG AGGTTCAGACGGCTGTTGTTGCCAAGGAGGCCTTGGAAGGGCACTCCATATATGATGGAGGGTTCTGCAAGCTCCACATCTCATATTCACGCCATACCGATCTCAGCATAAAG GTGAACAATGATCGGAGCAGAGACTATACAATCCCTACCATTCCAATTGTGGCCGCACAACCGTCAATTCTGGGACAACAGCCAGTTCATCAGAGTGCCACGGTGCCTCCATACAGCGGGGCTCAGTATGCTGATCAGGCTGTGATGCCTCAGCCTTCTGCAGGGTGGGGACCAACTGTTCCGGCAGTTCCTCAGTCCATGCCGTTTCAGATGCATAATCAACCGTACATGCCACCCGGAACTATACCTATATCTTCTCCTCAAATGGGCCCTGGGATGATGCAGAGTGGTCCGCCGCCTCCGCCCTATCACCATGGTCATGTGCAATGA
- the LOC137721065 gene encoding uncharacterized protein, translating to MGALCDPSEAELDFLQQRLLFKEHFRTNHMKESGSANDCPNDKNTSDNFGTFFGPSQPTISRRVLEERKVLMPGLTNLASKVRNSDDQGKKSLKSPSSTTTRSGSTMKNIKVSRDYSFLLSKEAEPPATSKGESGLGKDSILNSSNARTPVSGTNRAPLAKMKPEKKQPLDDKERHHEKRRYLMPKQSSLQRKVPKVNETSSTKSLSKKQLEQRKDLHQPTNLKPKPDKTRSPPQQENSTKSLPASKKQLEQRKVLHQPAKAKLKPDDKTQSPSQRQNLDRRKRKHIREEYSDSDNDDAAMVSTFDDIIREENRSSKIARKEDEIERLRLEEEEKQERLRKPKKQKLKAYKSDSNS from the exons ATGGGAGCACTTTGTGATCCTAGTGAAGCCGAATTGGACTTCCTTCAACAAAGGCTGTTATTCAAAGAACACTTTCGAACCAATCATATGAAGGAATCGGGGTCTGCTAATGATTGTCCGAACGATAAGAATACAAGTGACAA CTTCGGAACATTCTTTGGACCCTCACAACCTACCATATCGCGAAGAGTGCTCGAAGAAAGAAAAGTACTAATGCCAGGATTAACGAATTTGGCATCCAAGGTCAGAAATTCTGATGATCAG GGTAAAAAGAGCCTGAAGAGCCCTTCCTCAACTACAACAAGGTCTGGTTCgacaatgaaaaatataaaggtATCCCGGGATTACTCCTTTTTGTTGTCAAAGGAAGCAGAACCACCGGCAACTTCAAAAGGGGAGTCTGGACTCGGTAAAGATTCTATCTTGAATTCAAGCAATGCAAGGACTCCGGTTTCTGGTACGAATAGAGCTCCTTTGGCGAAGATGAAGCCTGAAAAGAAGCAACCTTTGGATGATAAAGAGAGACATCATGAGAAGAGACGATATTTGATGCCAAAGCAGTCTTCCTTGCAACGTAAGGTTCCGAAAGTGAATGAAACTTCTTCAACGAAGTCACTATCGAAGAAACAATTGGAACAACGAAAGGATTTGCATCAACCTACGAATCTAAAACCAAAGCCAGATAAAACTCGGTCTCCTCCACAACAAGAGAATTCAACGAAGTCACTGCCTGCATCGAAGAAACAATTGGAGCAACGAAAGGTTTTGCATCAACCTGCGAAAGCAAAACTGAAGCCAGATGATAAAACTCAGTCTCCTTCACAACGACAGAATCTTGATAG ACGTAAACGTAAGCATAttcgtgaggaatattccgatTCCGACAATGATGACGCTGCAATGGTTTCCACCTTTGATGATATTATTAGAGAAGAGAACAGGAG TTCAAAAATTGCTAGGAAGGAGGATGAAATCGAGCGCCTACGGctcgaagaagaagagaagcaaGAGAGGTTAAGAAAACCAAAGAAGCAGAAGCTGAAAGCATACAAAAGCGATTCCAACTCTTGA